The following are encoded in a window of Triplophysa rosa unplaced genomic scaffold, Trosa_1v2 scaffold119_ERROPOS85440, whole genome shotgun sequence genomic DNA:
- the hmgxb3 gene encoding HMG domain-containing protein 3 isoform X4, with amino-acid sequence MVWTLQSAASSPDVPGFRKILPRANYVLLPKSSVGGESGQVEVCVDGEVELSEQRLTIEALGENTRTAPLRGVLSHNSCAIQRASGLGWDALRPSAAAVHLKGEESRVVGGACGDVGIVIDNGMEPPIKTDGTHLVALIPHQGVVENKMVSTAGPVMMFPLVKSVKAQPKPAFKLPIRYTRRGRGNCNTPGCVFSYVTRHKPPQCPDCGQYLGGKWVTPPKKTTSTNPRDDSKLLTAHSAHVTEAKDVEVTRRADATDRPDSSIATQKSSGDEAQVRNYSGAGRAGRRRREKTNATLHDTAVLSCDFRSLSDGPIQVPPKEKGSSGAQKRRMRAILPAPAQSNTAVQSALVQWIAVGPDEVKTDAVKATSEHIVGLKPSTLKQLGHIIPEAKPTTTVSRNQYIITDNGLKILSMLPIKKTPGSSLDLGLSTARGRGHCKNPACDYVYKNRHKPQHCPTCGWELGNKFAKKTRPAASDEVEVGSEVLIDPSQSLSAAQKELQRQSTVSVLRCCLQFPESETEVQDVFNLIQQLNASRESEERENGWPTFYEPAATRCGLCHYPLLKGEHSSAAGLEECWLLTDRAIQLVTLQVKICSNLQCLALHSFTDLHPGLFNVGNQLLVTLDLFFKMRHQIRRGDDPADAALSIIRNSQTEGALGSEHMSHVQELFCSGYWAFECLTVRDYNDMICGVCGIAPKLEVAQRNTNNVLLLKNVEFTWPDVQVTDEVQVDEFWLTMENEALEQAAFPCSIPITRFDASIIAPFIPPLMRSMTVINTEKDKICSDSFAGDPAVLVRLIHDGLLRSDQMEQHSEQELRDLLEKCGCPAAVDGSKEQLLASVSLLHSQIQNGLWTGPEPEAHMTAGRISQVCPHQVVCSSKYVVRRASARDHVDLLVSTRFWPPVYVTDCAQKVALCADVVYPELTSHMWGRNQGCFSDPSSAPQFVSCSELQDQLYSLDLSIIESNPQLHPLTKSASRWIVRPDSSPGAHQGMTLCKELEAYVDVVGEMCHESENKASEYDSSFAVASVRHKACVFENAAYYYLYNRLVDFLSSRDIVNQQIAEVLSTCQPGEVVMIRDALYRLGVAQLNSEEQDGEDGGIVGEEIMLL; translated from the exons ATGGTGTGGACCCT CCAATCAGCTGCGTCCTCTCCAGACGTCCCAGGATTCCGCAAGATCCTCCCGAGGGCCAATTATGTGCTGCTTCCCAAGAGTTCAGTGGGAGGAGAGAGCGGGCAGGTGGAGGTCTGTGTGGACGGTGAGGTAGAGCTGTCTGAGCAACGACTGACCATCGAGGCGCTCGGCGAGAACACCCGAACCGCACCCCTCCGTGGAGTCTTGTCCCACAATTCCTGTGCCATTCAAAGAGCGTCGGGTCTCGGCTGGGACGCTCTCAGACCCTCTGCTGCGGCTGTTCATCTGAAGGGGGAGGAGTCTAGAGTGGTGGGAGGGGCCTGCGGTGACGTTGGCATAGTGATAGACAATGGAATGGAGCCTCCCATCAAAACAGACGGCACTCATCTTGTTGCGCTAATTCCCCATCAG GGTGTGGTGGAAAATAAAATGGTCAGTACTGCGGGTCCAGTAATGATGTTTCCACTCGTGAAGTCTGTGAAAGCACAACCCAAACCCGCCTTTAAACTG CCCATCAGATACACGCGCAGAGGACGGGGCAACTGCAACACACCTGGCTGTGTGTTCTCATACGTCACCCGTCACAAACCACCTCAGTGTCCTGACTGCGGTCAGTATCTCGGGGGAAAGTGGGTGACACCT CcaaaaaaaacaacatcaacaaacCCGCGTGACGACTCCAAGCTTCTCACTGCACATTCAGCTCATGTGACAGAAGCAAAAGATGTAGAAGTGACTCGGCGCGCTGACGCCACCGACCGACCGGACTCTTCCATTGCTACCCAGAAATCCTCTGGAGATGAAGCTCAGGTCAGGAACTATTCAGGAGCTGGCAGGGCCGGCCgcaggaggagagagaagacAAATGCAACATTACATGACACTGCTGTCCT CTCGTGTGATTTCAGATCATTGAGTGACGGCCCCATTCAGGTCCCTCCGAAGGAAAAAGGCAGCAGTGGTGCACAGAAACGCCGTATGAGAGCCATTCTTCCAGCGCCTGCCCAGTCCA ATACAGCCGTTCAGTCTGCACTTGTGCAGTGGATCGCTGTCGGTCCTGATGAAGTGAAAACAGATGCCG TGAAAGCAACCAGTGAGCACATCGTGGGTCTGAAGCCCAGTACTCTCAAACAGTTGGGACACATCATCCCAGAAGCG AAACCCACCACCACGGTCAGCAGGAACCAGTACATCATTACAGACAACGGTTTGAAGATTCTCTCCATGCTGCCCATCAAGAAAACACCTGGATCCTCTCTT GATCTGGGTTTGTCTACGGCGAGAGGAAGGGGTCATTGTAAGAACCCTGCGTGTGATTATGTCtataaaaacagacataaaCCTCAACACTGTCCAACCTGTGGATGGGAACTCGGCAACAAATTTGCCAAGAAAACCAGACCTGCG GCGTCAGACGAGGTTGAAGTGGGTTCTGAGGTTCTGATTGATCCGTCTCAGTCTCTAAGCGCCGCTCAGAAGGAACTTCAGCGTCAGTCGACAGTGAGTGTGCTCAGATGCTGTCTGCAGTTCCcagagagtgagacagaagTGCAGGACGTCTTCAACCTGATACAACAACTCAATGCCTCACGAgaaagtgaagagagagagaacggtTGGCCGACCTTCTATGAACCTGCGGCCACACGCTGCGGTCTGTGTCATTACCCGCTGCTTAAAGGAGAGCACAG ttcAGCTGCAGGTTTGGAGGAATGTTGGTTATTGACTGACCGTGCCATTCAGCTGGTCACTCTACAGGTGAAAATCTGCTCAAATCTGCAGTGTCTGGCGCTTCATAGTTTTACAGACCTGCATCCAG gtttgTTTAATGTAGGCAATCAATTGCTGGTGACCCTGGATTTGTTCTTTAAAATGAGACATCAGATCAGACGAGGAGATGATCCTGCAGACGCTGCTCTCAGTATCATCAGGAACTCACAAACAG aGGGTGCGTTGGGCTCTGAGCACATGTCTCATGTTCAGGAACTCTTCTGCAGTGGTTACTGGGCCTTCGAGTGTCTGACGGTTCGAGACTATAACGACATGATCTGTGGTGTGTGTGGCATCGCTCCTAAACTGGAGGTCGCACAACGCAACACCAACAACGTTCTACTGCTCAAGAACGTGGAG TTCACGTGGCCTGATGTCCAGGTGACGGATGAGGTGCAGGTCGATGAGTTTTGGTTGACGATGGAGAATGAGGCATTAGAACAAGCAGCGTTTCCCTGCAGCATCCCCATCACGCGCTTTGACGCGTCCATCATCGCTCCCTTTATTCCTCCTCTCATGAGGAGCATGACCGTCATCAACACAGAGAAGGACAAGATCTGTTCAGACTCATTCGCAG GGGATCCGGCGGTTCTGGTGCGTCTGATCCATGACGGACTGTTGAGATCAGATCAGATGGAGCAGCACAGCGAGCAGGAGCTCAGGGACCTGCTGGAGAAATGTGGATGTCCAGCTGCAGTGGACGGTTCAAAG GAGCAGCTGCTGGCATCTGTTTCTCTGTTGCACTCGCAAATACAAAACGGCCTTTGGACGGGACCTGAACCGGAAGCTCACATGACGGCGGGCAGGATCAGTCAAGTGTGTCCTCATCAG GTGGTGTGCAGCTCGAAGTACGTGGTTCGTCGAGCAAGCGCACGAGATCATGTGGACCTGCTGGTCTCCACGCGCTTCTGGCCGCCGGTGTATGTGACAGATTGTGCTCAGAAGGTGGCGCTATGTGCTGACGTCGTCTACCCTGAACTGACCTCTCATATGTGGGGGAGGAACCAGGGATGTTTTTCTGACCCTTCATCAGCTCCACAG TTTGTGTCCTGCTCAGAACTGCAGGATCAGCTCTACAGTCTGGATCTGTCCATTATCGAATCAAACCCACAGCTTCACCCCCTCACCAAATCCGCCTCTCGCTGGATCGTTCGGCCCGACTCCTCACCCGGCGCTCACCAGGGCATGACACTGTGCAAAGAACTGGAAGCGTATGTTGACGTGGTGGGCGAGATGTGCCACGAATCTGAAAACAAAGCCTCTGAATACGACAGCTCGTTCGCGGTGGCGTCCGTCCGGCATAAAGCCTGCGTGTTTGAAAATGCAGCGTATTACTACCTTTACAACAGGCTGGTGGACTTTCTAAGCAGCAGAGACATCGTGAATCAGCAGATCGCAGAGGTCCTGAGCACCTGTCAGCCTGGCGAGGTGGTGATGATCAGAGACGCCCTCTACCGACTGGGAGTGGCTCAACTCAACTCAGAAGAACAGGACGGTGAAGACGGCGGGATAGTAGGAGAGGAGATAATGCTTCTCTGA